A window of the Chitinispirillum alkaliphilum genome harbors these coding sequences:
- a CDS encoding choline dehydrogenase, with protein sequence MFRTAGNYDVCVIGSGAGGAPLAAYLAQKGYSVAVLEKGDEIAPEQVKKDELDTCHRPGFRPDRLRGNRELVYGSSPPMSANHLWSAVCGGGGTRVMSGFFLRMRKEDFTPSVLFPPPRGTDVKDWPLSLEELEPFYDRVERDIGISGDALTEPGRKKNYEFAPLKTHPSASIIDKGCNKLGYTTFTTPQAILSRKQGHRGECSYSGMCGSYACLTGAKGDVYETYLFEGRKNNNLTFLPQHFVYKLEADRVAIRAAHFFGPDGLPGKLKAKLFILACSSIETARLLLNSKSKDWPIGLANSSGQVGKNLHLHIPCEVTAFFDKGLFPSPANCESLFVGRTTQSLCDLSDSSIAYPRGGSVIFILPHPNPISRAIRLSYDHRGNRVVGESLKRVLKKYFSYNHIQTDTFIPFLSNDRTHVTISAKQRDYWGIPSARIEINPHVENLRASRVLAARLSKLFNVMGAEFVTYSESPFTSGELQHGTCSIGEDSADSVLDPQCRSHDLKNLYCTDGSFLPSGIPVPSTFTIMANSLRVAEFIHKTAL encoded by the coding sequence ATGTTTAGAACTGCAGGGAATTATGATGTTTGTGTAATCGGCAGCGGTGCAGGAGGAGCTCCACTGGCAGCATACCTCGCCCAAAAGGGATATTCGGTTGCTGTTTTGGAGAAAGGGGATGAAATTGCCCCGGAACAAGTTAAAAAAGACGAGCTTGACACCTGCCACAGGCCGGGGTTCAGACCCGACAGGCTCAGAGGAAACAGAGAGCTTGTGTACGGCTCTTCGCCTCCAATGAGTGCAAATCACCTCTGGAGTGCGGTTTGCGGTGGGGGAGGAACAAGGGTGATGTCAGGTTTTTTCCTGCGTATGAGAAAAGAGGACTTCACACCGTCTGTGTTGTTTCCACCACCACGGGGCACAGATGTAAAAGACTGGCCTCTGAGTCTGGAGGAACTTGAACCATTCTATGACAGGGTGGAACGGGATATTGGGATAAGCGGGGATGCCTTAACAGAGCCGGGACGAAAGAAAAACTATGAATTTGCACCTCTGAAAACCCATCCTTCAGCCTCGATTATTGATAAGGGGTGCAACAAGCTGGGTTACACCACATTCACCACACCGCAGGCGATCCTCTCCCGGAAACAGGGACACAGGGGTGAATGCAGCTATTCGGGAATGTGTGGCAGCTATGCCTGTTTGACTGGTGCCAAGGGTGATGTATATGAAACATATCTCTTTGAGGGGAGAAAAAATAACAACCTTACCTTTTTACCACAGCACTTTGTCTATAAACTGGAAGCAGACAGAGTGGCTATCAGAGCAGCACATTTCTTTGGCCCCGATGGATTACCCGGTAAACTAAAAGCAAAACTCTTTATTCTTGCATGCAGCAGCATTGAAACTGCCCGGCTCTTGCTCAATTCAAAATCAAAGGATTGGCCAATTGGTCTGGCCAATTCATCCGGCCAGGTAGGAAAAAACCTCCACCTCCATATTCCCTGTGAAGTAACTGCATTCTTCGACAAAGGCCTTTTTCCTTCTCCTGCAAACTGTGAATCACTTTTTGTCGGCAGAACAACTCAATCCCTCTGCGATCTTTCCGATAGCTCAATTGCTTATCCCAGGGGAGGAAGTGTGATTTTTATTCTGCCTCATCCAAATCCAATCAGCCGTGCTATAAGGCTCTCTTATGATCACAGGGGAAACAGAGTTGTTGGCGAGTCACTGAAGAGGGTTTTGAAGAAATATTTTTCCTACAACCATATTCAGACTGACACTTTTATCCCATTTTTATCAAACGACAGAACGCATGTAACGATTTCAGCAAAACAACGGGATTACTGGGGGATTCCCTCTGCCAGGATTGAGATAAATCCACATGTGGAGAATCTGAGAGCATCAAGAGTTTTGGCTGCACGGTTAAGTAAGCTGTTTAATGTCATGGGGGCTGAGTTTGTGACCTACTCTGAATCACCTTTCACCTCAGGGGAATTGCAGCATGGGACCTGCAGTATAGGGGAGGACAGTGCAGATTCAGTTCTTGACCCCCAGTGCAGATCACATGATTTGAAAAACCTCTACTGTACAGATGGAAGTTTTCTGCCGTCGGGTATCCCTGTGCCATCTACATTTACCATTATGGCCAATTCCCTGAGAGTGGCAGAGTTTATACACAAAACTGCGCTATAG
- a CDS encoding ABC-type transport system, involved in lipoprotein release, permease component yields MAWKNIWRNKVRSMIIITAIALGLLAGLLASALTIGMGEQIIRTTVRTRISHIQITHPDFRLEQDVNMYIPDAALLSQQLRALPQVQAAAPRILVDAMASSPRSAQGVQLVGVLPQYERDLVIIDQVIVDGVYFDEEVRNPVVIGEALAQRLDIRVGSRMVMTFQDVEGIITGGAFRVSGLFRTPSTEFDRSTVYVMAEDLAQHLDTEQPWFHEVSALFISAEAADESVSLIRDMAEGLRVETWRELAPELDYISETLSVFLYIFMLVILAALAFGIINTMLMVVLERTKEFGMLMAVGMKRNILFKLIVLETVALSLTGALAGILLSFITISLLGQTGVDLSVFAEGLREFGVEEVLYPELPLGMYPALSLMVIVVAVMAAVYPALKALKLKPADALRSS; encoded by the coding sequence ATGGCCTGGAAAAATATCTGGAGAAACAAAGTGCGCAGTATGATAATCATAACTGCCATTGCACTTGGGCTCCTTGCCGGTCTTTTGGCTTCAGCCCTTACAATCGGAATGGGGGAGCAGATTATCAGAACAACAGTCCGCACCCGCATCTCCCATATCCAAATTACCCATCCGGATTTCAGGCTTGAGCAGGATGTTAACATGTATATTCCCGATGCAGCTCTTCTCTCCCAACAGCTCAGAGCTCTGCCTCAGGTTCAGGCTGCAGCTCCGCGAATACTGGTCGATGCAATGGCTTCCTCTCCACGCTCTGCACAGGGGGTTCAGCTGGTAGGTGTTCTTCCCCAATATGAACGGGATCTGGTGATTATCGATCAAGTAATCGTCGATGGGGTCTATTTCGATGAAGAGGTGAGAAATCCGGTCGTAATTGGTGAAGCCCTGGCACAGAGGCTCGATATCAGGGTGGGCTCGAGAATGGTAATGACTTTTCAGGATGTGGAGGGGATTATAACCGGCGGAGCTTTCAGGGTCAGCGGATTGTTTCGTACTCCTTCGACTGAGTTTGATCGTTCCACAGTCTATGTCATGGCAGAGGATCTGGCCCAGCATTTGGATACCGAACAACCATGGTTCCATGAAGTGTCTGCACTGTTTATCTCTGCGGAGGCTGCCGATGAGAGTGTTTCTTTAATCAGGGATATGGCTGAGGGGCTGAGAGTGGAAACGTGGAGAGAGCTGGCTCCGGAGCTCGACTATATATCTGAAACACTCTCGGTTTTTCTCTATATTTTTATGCTGGTTATTCTGGCCGCCCTTGCTTTTGGGATTATAAACACCATGCTTATGGTTGTGTTGGAGAGAACAAAAGAGTTTGGTATGCTCATGGCTGTGGGAATGAAACGCAATATTCTGTTCAAGCTGATTGTGCTTGAAACCGTGGCTCTTTCCCTTACCGGGGCTTTGGCTGGAATCCTTCTTTCTTTTATTACTATTTCTTTGCTTGGTCAGACCGGGGTAGATTTGTCGGTTTTTGCCGAAGGGTTACGAGAGTTTGGGGTCGAAGAAGTGCTCTACCCGGAACTGCCCCTGGGCATGTATCCCGCTTTATCTCTGATGGTTATTGTTGTAGCAGTGATGGCTGCTGTTTATCCTGCACTAAAAGCTCTGAAACTTAAACCTGCAGATGCACTTAGAAGTAGCTGA
- a CDS encoding putative membrane protein has translation MKTVLLLMNMLILCFSLYAQGQEQENPFLAPSQPSHSESGEPSEISRKPSEIQEPPFWYPIVIWQRAVNNKLSTALEDLSENFSMRQALLIFLIALGYSLLHTAGPGHGKLILGTYFLTSEENRKTRDAALAGIIVSVTHIGMAFVLSLFLYLVTNNLSVGSQREMAEVSRRIGGVLVIVTGLALVIAHFLRGRISLFTSEKFREKFQNLSFYTLAVLSGIVPCPIAWIVLVFSISYGVYFMGLIAIVGMAIGAAITVTTVGYFVITAREKAFKVFSKSVATRLAYLARFSGGVILLILGILMTAV, from the coding sequence ATGAAAACTGTGCTGCTTTTAATGAACATGCTGATCTTATGTTTTTCCCTTTATGCCCAGGGTCAGGAACAGGAAAACCCGTTTCTTGCCCCCTCCCAACCCTCTCATTCAGAATCGGGCGAACCCTCCGAAATTTCAAGAAAACCCTCTGAAATACAGGAACCTCCCTTCTGGTATCCTATTGTAATATGGCAGAGAGCGGTTAACAACAAACTCTCTACTGCTTTAGAGGACTTAAGTGAGAATTTCTCAATGCGCCAAGCGTTATTGATATTCCTTATCGCACTGGGGTATTCGCTGCTTCACACTGCCGGGCCTGGACATGGAAAACTGATATTGGGAACCTATTTTCTAACCTCTGAGGAGAATCGCAAAACCAGGGATGCCGCTTTGGCAGGAATTATTGTTTCGGTAACTCATATAGGGATGGCCTTTGTTTTAAGCTTGTTTCTCTATCTGGTTACAAATAACCTTAGTGTTGGGTCACAGCGGGAGATGGCTGAGGTTTCAAGGCGTATTGGTGGTGTATTGGTTATAGTTACCGGTCTTGCACTCGTAATCGCTCATTTCCTGCGCGGGCGTATCTCTTTATTTACGAGTGAAAAATTCAGGGAGAAATTTCAAAATCTCTCCTTTTATACTCTGGCTGTGCTCTCGGGTATAGTGCCCTGTCCCATCGCCTGGATTGTTCTGGTGTTTTCGATCTCTTATGGCGTTTATTTTATGGGGTTGATAGCTATTGTTGGTATGGCAATCGGGGCTGCGATAACAGTGACTACGGTTGGGTACTTTGTAATTACTGCCCGGGAGAAGGCTTTTAAGGTATTCTCGAAGTCTGTGGCTACAAGATTGGCCTATCTGGCAAGGTTCAGTGGTGGTGTGATTTTACTTATTTTAGGAATTTTAATGACTGCAGTCTGA
- a CDS encoding ABC-type transport system, involved in lipoprotein release, permease component produces MGTFILLAWRNLWRNRHRTLITTASVFFAVILVLFIRSMQIGAYDHMITTTLQIHTGFIQIQGEDFQETRSLDESMAFEEGMLREVASVRGVTDVVPRIESFALASSQDRTRGVMLTGIDPDAENKMNNLSRRLVEGSYLDTNSQAVLIAQGVAEYLRAQVGDTLIFLGQGFYGMSAAGAFVINGIVDLPLPDLQNSMVYTTLDNAQWFYSMPGRVTSVALMIDDPDRMDGIAQNLRGMFTDGYEVITWPEILPELVQIIELDNAQGIIMLGILYMVIAFGVFGTVMMMMAERRREFAVMISIGMNHLRVSVMVLLETLVIGILGTITGIVASVPLLFYMKGNPIELTGTAAEAMREFGWDPLLPFAVEFPMFLNQGMVVMAISVVACLYPIYSINKIRLSDELRG; encoded by the coding sequence ATGGGTACCTTTATACTCTTAGCCTGGCGCAATCTGTGGCGTAATCGCCACAGAACTCTCATCACAACTGCATCTGTTTTTTTTGCTGTTATTCTGGTACTCTTCATACGTTCTATGCAGATCGGTGCGTATGATCACATGATCACCACAACTCTGCAGATTCACACCGGATTCATTCAGATTCAGGGCGAGGATTTTCAGGAAACAAGAAGCCTCGATGAGAGTATGGCTTTTGAGGAGGGGATGCTCCGGGAGGTCGCTTCGGTACGGGGGGTCACAGATGTGGTGCCAAGGATAGAATCCTTCGCTCTTGCTTCATCTCAAGACAGAACACGAGGTGTAATGCTCACAGGAATAGACCCTGATGCAGAGAACAAGATGAATAATCTGAGTCGCAGATTGGTTGAGGGTAGCTATTTGGATACTAACTCACAAGCCGTACTGATAGCTCAGGGAGTTGCAGAATACCTCAGGGCACAAGTAGGGGATACACTGATTTTTCTTGGGCAGGGCTTTTACGGGATGAGTGCTGCGGGGGCATTTGTGATCAATGGGATTGTTGATCTGCCCCTACCTGATCTTCAAAACAGTATGGTGTACACAACCCTCGACAATGCTCAGTGGTTCTATTCCATGCCAGGGAGGGTGACATCTGTTGCTCTTATGATCGATGACCCTGACAGAATGGATGGTATCGCTCAAAACCTTAGAGGTATGTTTACCGATGGATACGAAGTTATAACCTGGCCTGAAATACTGCCGGAACTGGTACAGATTATTGAGCTTGACAATGCTCAGGGGATTATTATGCTTGGAATTCTGTATATGGTTATAGCGTTTGGGGTGTTTGGGACGGTGATGATGATGATGGCTGAGAGAAGAAGGGAATTTGCAGTAATGATTTCAATCGGAATGAATCATTTGCGGGTAAGTGTGATGGTTCTGCTTGAGACACTGGTGATAGGCATTTTAGGCACCATTACCGGAATAGTTGCATCTGTCCCTCTGCTGTTCTATATGAAGGGCAACCCAATAGAATTGACTGGAACAGCAGCTGAAGCGATGCGCGAGTTTGGTTGGGATCCGCTTCTCCCCTTTGCTGTGGAATTTCCGATGTTTCTAAATCAGGGAATGGTTGTAATGGCGATCTCCGTCGTGGCATGCCTCTATCCCATCTATTCAATAAACAAAATCCGCCTCTCTGATGAGTTGAGGGGGTAG
- a CDS encoding Outer membrane lipoprotein-sorting protein, translated as MQNCKLYLILIVLAVFLNPASAMDAQEVIRRADQQIRGETSRTELTMRIERPRWTREMSLRAYTKGRDFSLIYVLSPARDRGTSFLKRRDEVWQWVPDIQRVVRIPPSMMNQSWMGSDFTNDDLVRDASVVDDYTHSFLPDTVVDGEEAWRIEMVPKPQAPVVWERVVVWVIKENFIQRRSEFYDEDGVLVNLLYLEDVREMGGRLIPTRWEMVPLEEEGHRTVMVYDDVEFDIPLDQGFFSQQNMRQIR; from the coding sequence ATGCAAAATTGCAAGCTATATCTGATTTTAATCGTTTTAGCGGTTTTCCTAAACCCTGCTTCTGCCATGGATGCTCAGGAGGTGATAAGAAGAGCTGACCAGCAGATAAGAGGGGAGACAAGCCGTACCGAACTTACTATGCGCATAGAACGTCCAAGGTGGACAAGAGAAATGTCTTTGCGCGCATATACCAAAGGAAGGGATTTCTCTCTCATTTATGTGTTATCTCCTGCAAGAGACAGAGGAACATCATTTCTAAAACGAAGAGATGAGGTGTGGCAATGGGTGCCGGATATTCAGCGAGTGGTGAGAATACCCCCCTCAATGATGAACCAGTCCTGGATGGGATCTGACTTCACAAACGATGATCTTGTACGGGATGCTTCCGTTGTTGATGATTACACCCACTCCTTTTTGCCTGATACTGTCGTTGACGGGGAAGAGGCGTGGCGAATAGAGATGGTTCCAAAACCTCAGGCTCCCGTTGTATGGGAAAGAGTCGTGGTGTGGGTCATAAAAGAAAACTTCATTCAAAGACGCTCTGAATTTTACGATGAGGATGGGGTGCTTGTTAATCTCCTGTACCTTGAGGATGTACGGGAGATGGGAGGGAGGTTGATTCCCACGCGCTGGGAGATGGTCCCGCTTGAAGAGGAGGGACACAGAACTGTTATGGTGTATGATGATGTCGAATTTGATATCCCTCTTGATCAGGGGTTTTTCTCCCAGCAAAATATGCGGCAGATAAGATAA
- a CDS encoding serine/threonine kinase, translating to MKKTNLVIWCVITVLLIWGCVDLLDVSPAEKEFPVQEVDLQLRTVYPTAVEFVWNKEPSNFFRDYRLYFDTLPEITSEVQPYKVTYFKNDTTLKITGLEPQQTYYIKLVTSSYSESKSSGVISFETDSVTAGDITGETLGKMVRVPAGSFMTKKGEIATITYDFYIDSVPVTEALWDQVMGDGQSQSLLPKVEVSWFEAVLFCNVKSKSMGLDTSYIYDTVFYGAGDSVVVHLQNLRFDLHSNGFRLPTEDEWEYACRAGSTTDFFWGKDLPDRFEIVEWSQEDTLMVSDYVWWILDEVWDRQPVAQKLPNPWGLYDILGNVNEFVWDIIDYNRPGKRIDYTGTIQGNQRVLRGGAFNHELESITSDFRVSMSPSNKNDLVGFRTVRVID from the coding sequence GTGAAAAAAACAAATCTTGTTATCTGGTGTGTTATAACCGTTTTGCTTATATGGGGTTGTGTTGACTTGCTTGATGTGTCACCTGCCGAAAAGGAATTCCCTGTTCAGGAGGTGGACCTTCAGCTCAGAACCGTTTACCCCACTGCCGTTGAGTTTGTCTGGAATAAGGAACCCTCCAATTTTTTCAGAGATTACCGTCTCTATTTTGATACCTTGCCGGAAATTACTTCTGAGGTACAGCCTTACAAAGTTACCTATTTTAAAAATGACACAACTTTAAAAATTACAGGTCTGGAACCACAACAGACCTATTATATAAAGCTTGTTACATCCAGCTACTCAGAAAGCAAATCAAGTGGTGTTATCTCCTTTGAAACCGACAGTGTCACAGCTGGTGATATTACCGGTGAAACTCTCGGCAAAATGGTACGTGTACCGGCCGGTAGTTTTATGACCAAAAAGGGCGAAATCGCTACCATAACCTATGATTTCTATATCGATTCTGTTCCTGTCACCGAAGCGCTTTGGGATCAGGTCATGGGTGATGGTCAATCGCAATCGCTTCTTCCCAAAGTTGAGGTGTCATGGTTTGAAGCTGTACTTTTTTGTAATGTAAAGAGTAAGAGTATGGGTCTTGATACAAGCTATATATATGATACTGTATTCTATGGGGCGGGCGATAGTGTCGTTGTCCATCTTCAAAATCTGCGCTTTGATCTTCATTCAAACGGGTTCAGACTCCCTACGGAAGATGAGTGGGAGTATGCATGCCGGGCGGGCAGTACCACCGATTTTTTCTGGGGTAAAGATTTACCGGACAGATTTGAGATCGTTGAGTGGAGCCAAGAAGACACGCTTATGGTAAGTGATTATGTTTGGTGGATTCTTGATGAAGTATGGGATCGCCAGCCTGTTGCTCAAAAGCTCCCCAATCCATGGGGACTCTACGATATTCTTGGAAATGTAAATGAGTTTGTCTGGGATATTATTGATTACAACAGACCCGGTAAAAGGATCGATTACACTGGTACGATCCAAGGAAATCAGAGAGTATTGAGAGGGGGAGCCTTTAATCATGAACTGGAAAGCATTACAAGTGACTTTAGGGTTTCCATGTCCCCTTCCAACAAAAATGACCTTGTGGGTTTCAGGACTGTCAGAGTGATCGATTAA
- a CDS encoding Zinc ABC transporter, inner membrane permease protein ZnuB, with amino-acid sequence MSDFLFTLSFSVIPLLTVLTFALMLPAIGTTLSLRNEILLGIALPPLGTAVMAIAIFLGVSPDSTVSLYLITAGGLLLMLYFMPDKQAQISSIRRREQTLAALFCGANAFTIFFMAMSGHAESRFHYLLQGEMLAVTSSELIFTLVCCTFFSLLFFSFRGAVYALCLDQQQLAVKQHYYKLILNVYRVITVLVITGSIILVGPLLTASMLILPPFLIEKRSRGLDSFLMVAVAVSVLSVFAGFGMSIVVDLPPAPIIIISLLTVCALWSVWKRILTKNRS; translated from the coding sequence ATGAGTGATTTTCTCTTTACTCTCTCCTTTTCTGTTATTCCGCTTCTTACGGTTTTGACGTTTGCACTGATGCTTCCGGCAATCGGTACGACACTTTCACTCAGAAATGAAATCCTTCTTGGCATTGCCCTGCCCCCGCTTGGAACTGCGGTTATGGCCATAGCGATTTTTCTGGGGGTCTCGCCCGATTCAACTGTTTCCCTTTATCTGATTACTGCGGGTGGCCTGCTTTTGATGCTCTATTTCATGCCTGATAAACAGGCTCAGATTTCTTCAATAAGACGCAGGGAACAGACTCTTGCTGCACTGTTTTGTGGTGCCAATGCTTTTACCATCTTTTTTATGGCAATGTCCGGACATGCTGAGTCACGTTTCCATTACCTGCTGCAGGGAGAGATGCTTGCGGTTACATCTTCAGAGCTTATTTTCACCCTTGTGTGCTGCACTTTTTTTTCACTGCTGTTTTTCTCTTTCAGAGGTGCGGTTTACGCTCTTTGCCTCGACCAGCAGCAATTGGCTGTCAAGCAGCACTATTATAAACTCATACTGAATGTATACAGAGTAATTACTGTACTTGTGATAACCGGTTCGATAATCCTGGTTGGTCCTCTGCTTACAGCATCAATGCTGATACTGCCACCTTTTTTGATTGAAAAAAGGAGCCGCGGACTGGATTCCTTTCTGATGGTTGCCGTAGCGGTTTCTGTGCTTAGTGTTTTTGCCGGGTTTGGTATGTCAATTGTCGTTGATCTTCCTCCTGCTCCAATAATAATAATCTCCTTGTTAACAGTGTGCGCGTTGTGGTCTGTATGGAAAAGAATTTTGACAAAAAACAGATCATGA
- a CDS encoding ABC transporter, ATP-binding protein yields MNIITTVNLCKEYHESEIPVKALQNISLNISEGEFTAIVGPSGSGKSTLLHLIGGLDHPSSGTVKISDTELNKLSPSRLIEFRLFNIGFVFQSYNLIPVLTARENVEFIMLLQKRSKEERRTRAQELLDAVGLGNRADHRPSQLSGGEQQRVAVARALASKPKFVLADEPTANLDSHSAENLLDIMSDLNTKLGTMFLFSTHDDRVIRRARRVVKLLDGQIIQDSSLKNS; encoded by the coding sequence ATGAATATCATCACGACTGTAAATCTCTGTAAGGAATATCATGAATCGGAAATTCCTGTTAAGGCTCTGCAGAACATTAGTCTGAATATCAGCGAGGGGGAGTTTACTGCTATTGTAGGACCATCGGGATCTGGAAAAAGCACCCTGCTGCATCTGATTGGAGGGCTGGATCATCCAAGTTCAGGAACCGTTAAGATAAGTGACACAGAACTAAATAAACTCTCTCCAAGTAGGTTGATAGAGTTTCGCCTCTTTAACATTGGCTTTGTATTCCAGTCCTACAATCTTATCCCAGTACTCACAGCAAGGGAAAATGTGGAATTTATAATGCTTCTTCAAAAGAGAAGCAAAGAGGAGAGACGAACCCGGGCGCAGGAACTGCTCGATGCAGTAGGTTTAGGTAACAGAGCCGACCATCGTCCATCCCAGCTCTCAGGAGGGGAACAGCAGCGTGTAGCTGTGGCCAGGGCTCTTGCATCAAAACCAAAATTTGTTCTTGCAGATGAACCTACAGCCAATCTCGATAGCCACTCAGCTGAAAACCTTCTGGATATTATGTCTGATCTCAATACAAAATTAGGCACAATGTTTCTTTTCTCTACTCATGATGACAGGGTGATCAGACGTGCAAGGAGGGTGGTAAAGCTGCTTGATGGACAGATAATCCAAGACAGCTCACTAAAGAATTCCTGA
- a CDS encoding MJ0042 family finger-like protein, translated as MVTACAVVSFGEVQNSEMDSAKREAEIENTSEKTIPSETEQENEELTASLYTEADAQEKEPDSEIVDTYTEADAQEEEPNSELVDTYTEADAQEEEPDSEIVDTYTEADAQEEEPDSELVDTYTEADAQEEEPDSELVDTYTEADVQEEEPDSEIVDTYTEADAQEKEPDSEIVDTYTEADVQEKEPDSELVDTYTEADAQVGDEEYVSGQEVEAAQKGTLTGQDSHINPFAAQQGSETETDVSVFQTGYQPSGDDEEAEDEQTEEVFNPFITGAAQPQVSLIEDDHWSFDLLLDISAGASFAQIYDLVPDHIGSKSRGDAQFSVGLKVPFREYLFTRLSVKYMRFHYLTEFSSPDIINMEVTTQSEEMLSYFAVPFDLGLKIPLGRVVSTYIYGSAEPVYLLSAGQKRIRETFVSFDDGAYLNQKTIENRDITNYRRRTQVFLGGSAGIQFEFGYGFMYFDAGVRYAYFTTENRYSRPMRTESKIRYFPVTSGIRFYL; from the coding sequence ATGGTAACTGCATGTGCGGTTGTCTCATTTGGTGAGGTTCAGAACAGTGAAATGGATTCGGCCAAGAGAGAGGCTGAAATTGAAAATACTTCGGAAAAAACGATTCCGTCTGAAACTGAACAGGAAAACGAAGAGTTAACTGCGTCTTTATATACAGAGGCAGATGCTCAGGAAAAGGAACCGGACTCTGAAATTGTCGATACCTATACAGAGGCAGATGCTCAGGAAGAGGAACCGAACTCTGAACTTGTCGATACCTATACAGAGGCAGATGCTCAGGAAGAGGAACCGGACTCTGAAATAGTCGATACCTATACAGAGGCAGATGCTCAGGAAGAGGAACCGGACTCTGAACTTGTCGATACCTATACAGAGGCAGATGCTCAGGAAGAGGAACCGGACTCTGAACTTGTCGATACCTATACAGAGGCAGATGTTCAGGAAGAGGAACCGGACTCTGAAATTGTCGACACCTATACAGAGGCAGATGCTCAGGAAAAGGAACCGGACTCTGAAATTGTCGATACCTATACAGAAGCAGATGTTCAGGAAAAGGAACCGGACTCTGAACTTGTCGATACCTATACAGAGGCAGATGCTCAGGTCGGTGATGAGGAGTACGTATCAGGGCAGGAAGTTGAAGCAGCTCAAAAAGGAACGCTTACAGGACAGGACAGTCATATTAATCCCTTTGCAGCTCAGCAGGGGAGCGAAACAGAGACTGATGTGTCGGTTTTTCAAACCGGGTATCAGCCCTCCGGTGATGATGAGGAGGCTGAAGATGAGCAAACCGAAGAGGTGTTCAATCCTTTTATTACCGGTGCAGCACAACCTCAGGTATCGCTTATAGAAGATGACCACTGGTCCTTTGATCTTCTTTTGGATATATCTGCAGGGGCATCATTTGCACAAATTTATGATTTAGTACCAGATCATATAGGATCAAAGAGCAGGGGTGATGCACAGTTTTCAGTAGGGCTTAAAGTACCGTTTCGTGAATACCTCTTCACCAGGCTGTCTGTCAAGTATATGCGTTTTCATTATCTGACTGAATTCAGCTCTCCTGATATCATCAATATGGAGGTTACAACTCAAAGTGAAGAGATGCTCTCCTATTTTGCTGTACCTTTTGATTTAGGGCTGAAAATTCCGCTTGGGAGAGTAGTTTCCACCTATATATACGGTTCTGCAGAGCCTGTTTATCTTTTGTCTGCCGGACAGAAAAGGATTAGAGAAACATTTGTCTCATTTGATGACGGTGCTTATCTGAATCAAAAAACAATAGAAAACAGGGATATTACAAATTACAGAAGACGTACACAGGTGTTTCTTGGTGGAAGTGCAGGGATTCAGTTTGAATTCGGATATGGATTCATGTACTTTGATGCGGGAGTAAGGTATGCCTATTTTACCACCGAAAACAGATACAGCAGACCGATGCGTACAGAAAGCAAAATTCGCTACTTCCCTGTGACTTCAGGAATAAGGTTCTATCTATGA
- a CDS encoding Rieske (2Fe-2S) protein, translating into MISRRSFIHDVLSLLGVVWFGYAAWHLKNIFSFRPQSHKVPIGSIEELKKREITYFRSHDFYVINDKEGLYAISALCTHRNCVLLVDDKSFSCPCHGAQFTLCGEVIRGPAQENLRHYHIATFGRGALIADLSKPVEKTFRYKG; encoded by the coding sequence ATGATTTCAAGAAGAAGCTTTATTCACGACGTACTGTCATTGCTTGGTGTCGTATGGTTTGGGTATGCTGCCTGGCATCTCAAAAATATCTTTTCCTTCAGACCGCAATCCCACAAAGTCCCAATCGGCAGCATTGAGGAGTTGAAGAAAAGGGAGATCACCTATTTCAGAAGTCATGACTTCTATGTCATAAATGACAAAGAGGGGCTTTATGCCATAAGTGCCTTATGCACACATCGTAATTGTGTACTTTTGGTTGATGATAAAAGCTTTAGCTGCCCCTGTCATGGGGCTCAGTTCACTCTCTGCGGAGAGGTAATCAGAGGGCCTGCACAGGAAAATCTCAGGCATTACCATATAGCAACTTTTGGCAGAGGGGCCCTTATAGCAGATCTGTCAAAGCCGGTTGAGAAAACTTTCAGGTATAAAGGATGA